TTATGATAACAGTGGATGCctaaagaaacaattaaaaaaaatgacttaagCAATAGCAAAAGAGACAAAACCATCtgtaaaaaaagatatttcacataatgcaaaaccaataaaaatcttttcattgcTCTGTCATTTTCTTGAAACGCTTTCGAACAGCAACCATAAAAGATCGCAGATTATTTGTCCTGTTGAGCTTTTCCACAAGACTGTCTAGGTCTGGAACTAGAGGCTCACAGTCTGAAACTGAAGATGACTTTACTTTTAATCAACAATGTATAGAAATACATTAATTAGTAATGCCTAAATAAACCCTGGCATCACTCTTTTGGTCCACATTACTGTACATTAATACAGATAAAATGATAATCATAAGCATGATATTCATAGAGAaacaatataaattttatttcgaTGCCCCTCTGCCTTAAATGAAAGTTGATCAAGTTAAAATGCCATAAGGCCAAATTGGTCAAGTGCTTATTGCTATTTAGTCACATTTTAGTAGCTTTTCTTCTGCATGCACCTAGTTGCACCTTATGTTCTGTCCCTCATGCAGGCCACAAACTCTGCCGTCGGTAGGTCAGCATCCAACCTCAAAAGCATGACATCGATGGATGTGTTAGGGCTCCATATTTCTTTCGtcgttctctttctcttagTATGGTGAATAGGACTGCAAAAATGCAATCCTCTTGAAGTGGCTGTTGATGTTGAAGGCTAGTTCTCAGGCAGAATATCATAATTTGGTCTTGGATTGTTCATCCAGTTGCTTGAGGTCATCTGTGTGTTGAGATTTTCTGCCAGTTTTGTAATACTGCTgacttttcctttgtttacaaTTAGTGTGATATTGTATGATAAACTTGATGTTGGCTGCTCTTTTCTGCTGCCAGTTGGTCTGCCCTCTCATTTCCAGAAATCCTTGTGTGTTGGTATCCACTGTAGAATAATCTTGGCTTTTTCAGTTAATTTGTTAAAGTTGTTCATCAAGGACTGCAGTATTTTGTCTGTTTGGTTAGAGGTGAGAGCTTGTAAGGCTGAGAGTGTGTGAAATAGACTGTTTCCTTGAGGTTGGCCTGCTGTAGTAGGGTAAAAGCAATGAGGAGTGCCAGGACTTCTGCCACCAGGTGATGACATGAAGACTGATGGCTGGCCAGAagttttttgtattatttagcagttaattaaaaaattcaacacacacatacactgccAGGAGGAGAGATATACATACTTATGTATTTTCCATCTTCGACTTGCACATAAAAGTAGAAGGGAGAGTCTGGATCTTTGTGGTCAATGCACGTAAAGACAACCTGTAATCTGTTGCCTGTTGAAAATAGCAGCAGCATGTTCAGTTCTCAGAAGAAATGTATCATCATGATCTTTAATAAgctaaaaaaacacaaaaaactcaAAACTAAGccatattcaaaatataaaatattctttaaagaaCTTAGAAAAATTTTAGAGAAACTGAATAAACGCTAAGCACACAGCAAAAGTAAAGCAACATTAAAAGTGACTATATACCCAAGTAAAGTTTAGAGATcattaaaatagtaataaagaataaaaaatacagtCTAGTAAccacaaagacaatgaaaataGTCCACTATATGGGCAAAGCAGATTAACTTTTCTTATACAGTTTGCACCtgcaaatgcaaacattttcattgcttagtctttgttactccttgaggagcatagggccacaacaacaccttgccagcggaccctgttttgggcagcccccttcagttgggctcatgtggttccgatgtacatttgcctcactttctactgttcttttccaagtttgctttggtctcccaactctccttttcccctgaggattctagtcaagtgcctgcttggcaaaaGTATCAGCTGGTTTGCAAAGGGTGTGTCCTAGCCAGCCCCATtggcactttttgatgtcttggctagtggcattctggttggttcttttccacaggctgctgttagagatcttttcaggaaatcttattcccagaatatggcgtaggcattggttggtaatgaaggtcaacaacaagcaagaagcccaaCTCCAAGTACATGGGAAATGTATTACaaagtctgaccgtttcacctaccttggcagcatagtcagcaaagatgaaggtacagatgaagatgtaagaaaccaaacaaacagtcaggcttgcattccacaccctacgacctatctggaacttcaaggctttatctctacacaccaagatccgcatctttttaacacaaatgtaaagtcagtccttctatatggatcagagacatggcatgtgacaaacaccagcaccaacaagattcagatattcgtcaacagatgtctgcgccacatgtTCCACTGGGGATGActaggaggaagaagaagaatcagctggtaaaggtctggagcttgttgttgatggtgtttgtcactttccaggtttcagaaccacacagtaggactgccttcacataagttttgaagatgcgggtcttactgcggaaggataatgctcaggagttccagatggggcgtaggctgttaaaagcatgtcctggctttgttgatgcggcttttgaagTCATTGTATGCTCTACCATCTtcgttgacaatgctccccagatgtGAATTGGTCTGATTCCAGGATgctctctccttgaagttggattgggagttcctgcttgttgttgattctcatcacttcggtcttctttctgttgacctttaagccatcttctctgttttctctgctagcttactcagtggCAATGTGGTCAATGCCTGACCTATCCTGGCAAAACCCTGCTTGTTCAGTTGAACATTTTCATAGCTATAGCTCAATTGCTTCGATACACCCAGTGGGTTAAAGGCAGAGTGCTCATCCTTCTGCTGTCCGTGCTGTCCCTGATAAATCAATATCTACTTCTGCTAAGCAATTGGATAGTCAAATCAAGTTTCTCAGTAGTAGGCCTGAGTAGGCATTAAACCAGTGATTCCTTCCAGTCAAGGACACTAGCCACTAAGGTACAGAATCTTCCGTATTATGTAATATACCTTACTTGAAATAAACttaatcttttattaaaaagaacTGAATCTAAAGATACACATCTGCTACCATACAAGAAATGAAACTTAGAATATCATTACAAattctataattttattattagtttgaaCGCTGCAAATATGTACCATGTGTTTTCTTGAATGTCAACCCAAGTCTGTCCCTGAAAAGCTCTGCTCCATAAGTGAAttccttcaactttttttcaacaACTTGTTCTTGTTCTGAAAGAGCTGAAAATACAAATGCAATTACTAAACACTTACCAAAGAAATAAACCTGGAGAATGAATGTTCCTTGATTTTTTGGTAAAATTAAGATATACTGACTACCCATCATTATTATATGGCAAGCTTGCTATTTGATACAAAGTTATTACTTACATTCTTGTTCATTATTGATACTTTGTGTTGCATACTCAAGTTCTTGGATCATAAGGTTCTTTTCATGTAGCTGACAGTTCATTTTGCCATTCAGTCCTGCAAGCTTTGCCTGAAGTTTTTTCAGCTGTGAAGCCTTATCAAGCAATTCTGGCAAGCACCATACAAAAAtcgcttttttatttatatttataaatataacataaataGCAATGATGTAGGAAAGACAAAAAGTAGAGGGTGAATAATAAACATGAATGTTACAAAATATGAAACGacaatatttagaaaaaacacttttacagTCCTAAAGTTATTACCACAAATAATCAAAGACTACCTTAGCTTAGTCATGTTATAATTATGTAATATCAGTTTAACTTCAATCATGTTTCTCAAATATCTTCAtaccaagaaaataaatgaaagtgacAATGTACTACTATTATTTCACAAGTACTCTAAAAGTAGTGACTACTGACAATACAAAAATTCAAATCACTCATAGATCTTTGATAAAGCCAAAAACATAAGAGGTAAACAATATGTTGTTGATCAGTAAATTACTAGAAtaggagtttttaaaaaagttatgtAAATACACCCTTATTCATTGCACTTTACCTCTTTGGTTATTTTCATTCTCTATTTCTGCAATGATGTGTTTTCTGATCACGCCTGTCTGCTTGTCTTCAGTGGTCCATTTGTCTACTTTTTCAAGAGCTTGCGATAACATTGACTTCAGCTGTGGTATTTCTTCGATGATATTCATAATTCAACTGTTAAGGGAAAATTCAAAGTAAATAGTTACACCAGTTCACTTTTTGAAAAGTTAAAACGACCTGAATGAAATATAGCCCACAGCAAACCACTAAGTATACTTGTGGAAACAACGACTCTGAgtcatacaaaaaaataatgatttgatttgattaccAACTACTTTCAACGACTGCGGGTTTCTTTTAGCGAACGTATGATCGTCTGTTCACGgataatacaagttcgtagtCTCTCAAGAGCGCCGCCAAAAATAGAAAGCGAGAAGAGAAAGTCTCTGGCCAATCAAATCGTGTCGTTGCAAGAGGAGAGCGCATGAAATGATGACGAAAGCTATGTTGTCTATTTACGCCATATTTTCCCCACATACGACTGACTGCTTCGTGGGACGACGACATCATCGTCTCATCAGCTTGTTTCAACAGCACGAATGGAGGATCAAGAAGTTTTAACAACTTTAAAAATTCTCATTATAGGAGAGAGTGGAGTGGGAAAGTCaaggtaaattttatttacatgtatgaATTTGCTTGAAAAGTCGCTTAGTCTCAAGACATCGAAAAATAAAGTCTGACGAAGCTGATGGTCTCAGGTCAAAGCTGACGTTGTAGGCACCAATAAAGACGAAAATCGCACCTTGTACTTCGTTTTCTGCTTAGTATTGTGCTTGAGAACCTAAATCACATACCTGTCTGATAAACTGTCTTTCTATTGTTCAACATCCGGAGTTCCTCAACATCACATCAgcttatgtatgtatatctcTCCCCATCTTGATAAATATTGTTGTAGTAATGACAAATAACTAGTTACCCACAAATACTCAGAACAGTTTAGAACTACATCAACTGGGACATCTTTCTGAGTGTACATTGCTTTTGTGCTGTACAGCGCAGTCGTTATAGGTAATTAATAAGCCAGTAAAGTTTACTTAAAGTCTTGGATTTACTGCCTAGTCAACCTCTAGTTTATAGGACTTTAATCTTTTACCATTACCAGGAGACTGGCATAATCAGTTTCTGATATTTTCAGCTTGCTACTTCGATTCACAGATGATACATTTGATCCAGAGCAAGCAGCAACAATTGGTAAGTTATTGGCATTTTGTCTATGGaactttaaaattaactttttagtTATATTAGGATTccatttactttattattatatatttcagATTTAATATTAGGGCAGAATTGATCCTTTACTTTTGCagggagaattttttttaaatgtaggaaaattttatttaatttggcTGCTGTCTTGGAAAATCTAATAGCAGAACACATTGTTCAAAGATAGACAAGATTATAATGTAGTTAATAATATTGGTGGTTagggtttttattttgctttaattaaTGTGCATTGTTCTCCCCTTGTTATCTTATTGTACAacggagaaataaaataataccaTGACTTCTTGCATACATACTGTATACCATAAGCACATAGTCTAATGATGAGCTGCAAAATACAgaattaataattatacataactggcatgaatatttttacattgtatttttgtcttgACAAGGCAGTGGTATGATACAAATAAGGCCATGTTAACATCTGTAACAAATTGTTTAAAGGCATCCTCTCAACTCATATTTAGTCTTCAGAGCATGTTTAAGTTTAAAATAGCAATGAAGCTAATATAAAACATCTGTCCATAGCATGAAAGGCCAAATAGAGTGCACGTCCCTCCATTGTTAATGAGCATATTTCATAACAAGATCATAATTCTCCAAATCTGAGCAAGTAACTGTTCTTTTCAAGATACAAGCTTTCAAATCTCTCGTTCATTTTGGAAATAGGCCAGGACATTCATTTTATATAATGCCACAGAAGTAGGCTTGCTGTTATGGCAGTGCTTCAGTAACATCAGCTTGAAGCTGTCACAATGGCTACACCCTTCAGCAATTTCAGATTTTAGATATCAGGTCAATATATATCACACCACAGTTTTGTACCAACCTAATGAAAGTACCATGTTCTGTCAGCAACCGAGAGATTAATTTCACATAAGACTTGGATTAGCTTTTAGCTTGGATTGCTCAAGATAgcaataagaattaaaaaaaataaaagaatgcattcCTCTAGGACTAAGAAGGGTATGAAATTGGTTGCATACATAAAATTTTTGTGTTAGCATGTGTGTTTGCAAAGTCAGCCATTCAGTTGCatacttgtttgtttatatttgaggTAATGTAGTTGGCTAATTGGATTGGTGATTTATTcttcacatttatttctttgatagGAGTGGATTTCAAAGTGAAAACTCTGACTGTGGATGGAAACAAGGCCAAACTTGCTATATGGGTATGAATAATTGTAGTGTTGAGTGATGTGAGACATTTATAGTTGAAACTTAGAATGGATTGCTACAAATTGTTTGACATGCAGAAAAAGGCTTTAAAATGTTCTCCCAAAGAATCTCTTTGATATAGAGGGTTTTTACTTGAGGTGAATTCCCTATTAGAGATCCATATATTGAGATGGTGCCATTTTGGTAAACATTGTTGAGTAATAATAAGAAGATAAAAGCTATAGGTGTTCTGACTTCTATTATGAGTTCAGGGAGGCCAATAATATAAAGAACACCAGAAAAACAATCTAGGGGTTGTTCTAGTTGTTTAAATGATGgtataaaaaaagtatatatatagagagagagagagagtgagaaaatcGGCTAATATTTGGCATTGACCCATACAAAGTTGACTCAgcatcaaataaaatgtttgtctttatatCTGGTGATAATTGAAATAGGAAAACATTGGGTTGAATAGTGGCAGTAGAAAATAATGAATTCCAAGTCAATAGTGGGATGACCACAAGAGAAAATGTAGATTTAGTCACTGCTTTATCCTCATTGTGTAACTTATAAACTATCGTTGTTAAATGTGTAATATGTTGTATGTCAATTCATTTAGTTTTGTGAACACAGCGCATTGAGCTGACCTTCACACAGGGaagtgtaatttaaaaattcaatcaatatatatatatattatttgtatatttaatgggaaacaaaataatacaaataaaaatttttaatcttcaACAAAAATAGTTCACTTACTGCTGGTGAATTGACAATGTCCCACAGTGATGATTGGTAACTGAATTGAAAGTAATCACCTTTCTCTCCTTCATCTTTCAGTTAATTTCTTATATTCCTCATCTTGATCTCTTATTACTTTAGGTAGCATTTCTAAAGGAGCAGCCTTATAGGACAAGTAAGAACGACATGTTTATAATGTACACCAAAATGGCAGTTTCCTGACAACCTCTAGCTTGATGATGTCATGACCCTTTCAAAATATGTCATTGTAAAAACCCTCTATATTTTAAACTTGTGAAAATTTATAGAAGTGTTTATTTAATGGTAATGATGCCTACAATAAGAAGGACAGCGATGAGAATGCTTGCTATAAAACTGAATGTCATATCTTCAGGACACTGCTGGTCAAGAAAGGTTCAGAACACTTACACCTAGCTACTACAGAGGGGCTCAGGGTGTAATTTTGGGTAAGTTTGTTATGAATTGCAAGATGTAGGACttgtgaaataacaaaaaatagataaagtAGAATGTGGCAATCTTTGTAGCTAAACTGCAAACAGTGACTTCTTTTGTTTCAACCTATCTTCAATTTTCTCTCTACAAATGTGCTGTGTGCTGACAGTGTTTTGCGTGGTAGGACATCACCTGAAAGATGTTGGGTACCCTAGCTTTGAGGAAGCAAGCTCTTGCTGGACATTATTTCCTGATCTTGCAATAAACATAAAGGAGCACATGTACCAGCATTGGTGACTGttgatatgtttttatatgtatatatttcagttttgttaaaTGCTGGTAGTGATATTTGTTTTCCCTTTCATTTTGCAGTGTATGATGTTTGTAGTAAACAGTCTTTTGCCAAACTTGATGCCTGGTTGAATGAGCTGGAGACATTTGCAACAAAACATGACATGGTCAAGATGCTGGTTGGGAACAAGATTGACAAGGTGTGTTGGTTCAACTTTTCCTGCTATAAGCAGTTTAACATTTTACTTGAAACTgatctctttgttttttgatcCATCAGTGACCTTGATACCCATCCTCCCTACAATAGGGTAAATAGACAGGGAAATAGGATGGAGCCACACATACTAAACAATTAGATACACATTATACAGTGTACTTCTCCAAGTTGAAAGCTTTTAAATGGATACCTGTCTCTCTAAAAGGCTGGAGTGGAGTGAGGTAGAGAAGATtggcactgccctcacaaaagCAGGCCCTGCGAAAAGTGTGGTCTCCAACACCTCATGACTCAAACGACTGGAAGGCTCTGTCACTGATTAGACCTCccttttaaatattctttttcaaaattagGTAGATAAGGGATGTGGTAGAGATAACGAAATCATGGCTCTTGTTCAGTGTTGTGTTGTGTCCTCACCACTCATGCTTATAGTCCTCTTTGAGAAGGAAAATCTAAATCCTTCtgtataattttttcttttttggtaggGAGTTTAAGGGTTGGTATTTATAATCCAGCATTTGATTTATAAATTGGTGCATCTCTTGTCTCTTGTGAATATGACATAGTTATAGATGTAGTGGAAATGTTAAGCATTCATTGAATTGAACATGTTGAGATAATCGACACCACTTTGTTTATATAGGAAAAGCGTGAAGTGTCAAAGGATGAGGGTTTGAAGTTTGCTCGTAAACACCACATGCTGTTCATTGAAGCTAGTGCCAAAACCAAAGAGGGTGTACAGTGTGCTTTTGAAGAGCTTGTtgaaaaggtaaaatataagatttttataattgttttataaGGTCAAATTCATCTGAAAGCTTGAAAATCAACAGTGTGTTGATGTAAGCCAGTTCTGTGAACATTTTCACAGAGAGCGGTAAAGTGATTTTgtgataaacatttaatatggTTAAAGGTCAAACTTTCACCATCTGGCAGGAAGGAATTGACTCAGCAGAGGAAGATGATGGTACTTCACAGGCCAGATGAAAACAATGTGAATACGAAGATAACTGGCACTGCATGTGttcctcacctctctctcttttgggTCAAACCATTTCTTCCTGTCATAAAAAGTTCGGTCTTTAAAAGTCAAGGACAAGAACCGTTGAATCGTGTTGTATGCTCCTGCTCAAACATTACCAAGATGGCCAAGAGTGAACTTCAGACTCTGTGTAACAGGCAGACATTTTCAAAACCATCTGCAATTATAGGCATTTCCTATTGAAGAGTTCCCTTCAGTTCCTGTCAGGCTGCTCATTCTCTGTACTGCATGCAGAACCCACTgactgaggctgtcctttgttttGGCTGTGTGACTTCTGAATGCTATCTCAGTGAATGAATTGTGATAATATGCCGGTCTGAATTATATTGTATGGAGGTCTGGTCTGGTGTGCTGGACATAAGTGTGTGATATTATTGTTGAATGTGGGTGTTGCGCTGTGTGATTCTAACCCTTACTTCCTTGTAGAGCTGCTACTttccctctgggataaataaagttggaTCTTCCTTACAGCCAGTAAAATCAGATAtatgtagtagtagtagtaggggTTCACTCTCACTTTCCACTTACGCTGCAGTGAAATGTGCTTTCACTCCCGAATTTTTCTCCGATGTACCCCCTTTTTTTACCGCTCTTTTTATCGTcatacctctttttttttacttcattcatacacgcattctgaaaactttcgtcACTTACGCTCTTTCGTCATTCATGCTTTCTCATCCTTGCATGCGCGCTCAGTCCTCCcactatatgtatatgtatttaaCTTTGGAAGGCCAAATTACTGATTATCTGGTCTGGGAGGAGAAAGGAAGATGTACAATTCAGTATGATCCAGTCTGTCAGTTTCCTTGagattttttaattgcattCTGTGGATATGAACAGATGAGGGATATGTCAAAGTTAATAATTGCTATAAAAAGAATGTGCCTTATCATCTGCATGCTTAATCATTTACGTCATAACTTGATGGTACACAGTACACGTACTAGCCATATCAAGTGTCAATCACATGCAGATCTgtgtaatttctttgtttttgtttttacatatttgCTAATACCTACATAAGAATCTTTGTTGttccttttacttttcttctatATTTTGCATATAAATGTCTGGGGTAAAAATTGCTAGAAaagctgtttaatttttttctctccagatTCTTCAAACACCTGGGTTATGGGAAACGTCTGGTAGAGGGATCCGAGTGGATGGTCAGGAAAATGTTAAATCTTCCAACTGCTACTGCATAATTTAATAAAAGATCATCGGTGACATTGCTGCCTACAAGAAACCACATGTATTGTGATCACCAAATGATGGTTTCTGTACATGTCTTTCATGCTTcctcattattttcttattctttaagGATGACATGTTTCGTAATCTTAAATTGGCAGTTTACTTTTAAAGGAACTCAACCATCCTTTTTAGACACTTCTAGTGTTGTGAGTACAGTAAGAACATGTGTGCCCAGTTTAGTATAGCAATCTTTCAAAGTTTGCAGTGCAATTCATGCTGTGAAATGTAGATTTTGTGGATGGAGGAtgaatgttaatttttaaatgttctgcTATCAAGTATGCATCTGTGCAATTTAGCCTTGTATGGATAAAActgtgtataagtgtgtgtgtgagtatgaaGAGTCATTAAAATCATTAACAGGatcttttcagttttaaaataactCTGACCAGGAATGTAGGGTATGTATTGTGATAAGAATTTAAAATTAGCTCATAAGATCAATCACTATTAGTACTTCTTTTTAGCATGCTTGTTCATTCAAATGTAATGTACATATTTAGAAAAAGTAGTTCTTTTATAGATGTTTGAAGCATGCTGCTTATCTCTTCAGTATAAAGAGCTGTAGGCTTTATGTATGTTTGCAGGTAATATCTATATTGTGTATTTAAATCCCTAATCTAATCCCAGATTCATGGGCTGCATCATGCCAGTCTCAAATAGTGAAAAAAGAGGCCTCATCAGCATGTACATACTATTATGGGCTTTTGGTAATTTGTCAaaggatttatatatttttctcataTTGGTCAGATAGAATAGTTTGCCTTATTTGCAACCAATTCATAGGTGATTTTCCAAAGTAACTTTTGATGCTCTTTGTCTGCGATGCTAGTTTAGATGTGTACAAGAAAGTTGTGAAGTGTACTTGTACCTTGAAATAGTTGCAAGGTGCTAAATAGACAATGGTGCTTATcattgttataaaaaaaaactgtaaagatTGTGTCTCTCTTCACTTGCAGAATGATTGAGAAGTGATTTTGTGTTGGCATAAAGCtactttttacttttgctttatTCAACAGCTACACTAGCTTTCCTTCTGGAAAAAAAGCTACACGAGATGTTTAAAGCTTCAAGCTatgtgaataaaaacaaattggtGATACAAGCTTCCTGTTActacatacattttttaataccATTTTGTCATGCCTTCTTGCCCTATCACTGTATAATAATTGTCTATCACAAGTACACAAATATTCATGTTTTCCAACACATGGAAGATATAGTGCAAGTGTTTAGCACATTGATTTTGTGAGCTAACAATTTTGTGTCAGGAATGTATACATGCTATAAGCCTGTTCACTTGAGGTTGTTTCCATGAATACAATG
This sequence is a window from Pomacea canaliculata isolate SZHN2017 linkage group LG5, ASM307304v1, whole genome shotgun sequence. Protein-coding genes within it:
- the LOC112565364 gene encoding kinetochore protein Spc25-like encodes the protein MNIIEEIPQLKSMLSQALEKVDKWTTEDKQTGVIRKHIIAEIENENNQRELLDKASQLKKLQAKLAGLNGKMNCQLHEKNLMIQELEYATQSINNEQESLSEQEQVVEKKLKEFTYGAELFRDRLGLTFKKTHGNRLQVVFTCIDHKDPDSPFYFYVQVEDGKYIISDCEPLVPDLDSLVEKLNRTNNLRSFMVAVRKRFKKMTEQ
- the LOC112565365 gene encoding ras-related protein Rab-18A-like, with translation MEDQEVLTTLKILIIGESGVGKSSLLLRFTDDTFDPEQAATIGVDFKVKTLTVDGNKAKLAIWDTAGQERFRTLTPSYYRGAQGVILVYDVCSKQSFAKLDAWLNELETFATKHDMVKMLVGNKIDKEKREVSKDEGLKFARKHHMLFIEASAKTKEGVQCAFEELVEKILQTPGLWETSGRGIRVDGQENVKSSNCYCII